One genomic window of Cannabis sativa cultivar Pink pepper isolate KNU-18-1 chromosome 2, ASM2916894v1, whole genome shotgun sequence includes the following:
- the LOC115718567 gene encoding LOW QUALITY PROTEIN: cytokinin riboside 5'-monophosphate phosphoribohydrolase LOG1 (The sequence of the model RefSeq protein was modified relative to this genomic sequence to represent the inferred CDS: inserted 1 base in 1 codon), giving the protein MDIENEIRLSKFKKICVFCGSSPGKKTSYKEAAIELAEELVARNIDLVYGGGSVGLMGLISQAVYDGGRHVLGVIPKTLMPREITGETVGEVKAVADMHQRKAEMAKQSDAFIALPGGYGTLEELLEVITWAQLGIHDKPVGLLNVDGYYNSLLSFIDKAVEEGFISPTARHIIVSSPSAKELVKKMEEYFPRHEIVASKLSWEMEQXRILSKIGYLKMNKRTKYMMMMMMMMEMD; this is encoded by the exons ATGGATATTGAGAATGAAATAAGGCtatcaaaattcaaaaaaatatgtGTTTTTTGTGGAAGTAGTCCTGGAAAAAAGACTAGTTATAAAGAGGCTGCTATTGAACTTGCTGAAGAATTG GTTGCAAGGAACATTGATTTAGTTTATGGAGGAGGAAGTGTTGGTTTAATGGGTTTAATTTCACAAGCTGTTTATGATGGTGGTCGTCATGTTCTTGG AGTAATTCCCAAGACACTCATGCCTAGAGAG ATAACAGGAGAAACAGTTGGAGAAGTAAAGGCAGTAGCAGATATGCACCAAAGAAAAGCAGAGATGGCTAAACAATCCGATGCTTTCATTGCTTTACCTG gTGGCTATGGAACTCTTGAAGAGCTTCTAGAAGTGATAACTTGGGCTCAACTTGGAATCCATGACAAACCG GTGGGATTGTTGAATGTGGATGGATACTACAACTCATTGTTGTCATTCATTGATAAAGCTGTTGAAGAAGGCTTCATTAGCCCAACTGCACGCCATATAATTGTCTCTTCTCCTTCAGCCAAagaattagtcaagaaaatggag gagtATTTTCCGCGCCACGAAATTGTTGCTTCTAAGCTAAGCTGGGAAATGGAAC TTAGGATACTCTCCAAAATTGGATATCTCAAGATGAATAAGAGAACAAaatatatgatgatgatgatgatgatgatggaaaTGGACTAA